From the Anguilla anguilla isolate fAngAng1 chromosome 8, fAngAng1.pri, whole genome shotgun sequence genome, one window contains:
- the LOC118233972 gene encoding filaggrin-2-like isoform X1, translating to MDPPRADHPHDPSKADRTTFKAAEGGDLSVEGGGACRPPERGGVNRGREGIGAEPVWFEHSAYERAESSYQRWLADQEGARAPASGSSRGHGDGGACHRQVQATWVSAGASLPDFDPGERCPLVELWARPIPAAPRPAAAAASHVGRTGGPALPASSPAPKRRSRSGQPRLAPERRKEAWAEKPPHDLAEPAGHAHAHGQGHAHSHGHAQNQGHAHSHGHAHGHHHWRRGGAQRGRGHRWNRKRWCSEGDGGSPWQQYGAPPSTMSGVQYLAQERIWFDKSRYDEAERRFYEGVNGPSHASQGAGGNLILQDIARARENIQKSLAGLKTAVHPGRSPHHPRGRHGRPTTMYAAGDQDELVTRMRGLELENQSLQNVVQDLRSALFNLESRVALLERTPAAASPFQTNSVQQPKVRAPVEEEEEEDDDLDLFGSDEEDEEAERIREERLKAYAEKKAKKPALIAKSSILLDVKPWDDETDMVKLEECVRSVQADGLLWGSSKLVPVGYGIKKLQIQCVVEDDKVGTDMLEEEITKFEDYVQSVDVAAFNKI from the exons ATGGATCCACCCAGGGCGGATCACCCTCACGATCCTAGTAAGGCCGACCGTACCACTTTCAAGGCTGCAGAGGGGGGAGACCTCAGcgtggaagggggcggggcttgccgTCCCCCTGAGCGCGGTGGGgtgaacagagggagggaggggatagGGGCGGAGCCTGTGTGGTTCGAGCACAGTGCCTACGAGCGCGCGGAGAGCTCCTATCAGCGCTGGCTGGCGGATCAGGAGGGCGCCAGAGCGCCTGCCTCGGGTTCGAGCCGTGGCCATGGCGACGGGGGAGCCTGCCACCGGCAGGTGCAGGCGACGTGGGTGAGCGCGGGCGCCAGCCTGCCGGACTTTGACCCGGGCGAGCGATGCCCCCTCGTGGAGCTGTGGGCCCGCCCGATCCCGGCCGCCCCCAgacccgccgccgccgctgcttcCCACGTCGGCCGCACCGGGGGCCCCGCCCTTCCCGcctctagccccgcccccaagcgCCGGTCCCGTAGCGGCCAGCCCCGTCTCGCCCCCGAGCGCCGGAAGGAAGCCTGGGCGGAGAAACCACCTCATGACCTGGCGGAGCCTGccggccacgcccacgcccacggccagggccacgcccacagccatGGCCACGCCCAAAACCagggccacgcccacagccatGGCCACGCCCACGGCCACCACcactggaggagagggggggcgcAGAGGGGCAGGGGTCACAGGTGGAACCGGAAGAGGTGGTGCTCAGAGGGGGACGGCGGGTCTCCGTGGCAACAGTACGGCGCTCCCCC tagcACTATGAGTGGTGTGCAGTACCTGGCTCAGGAGAGGATCTGGTTTGATAAGTCCCGTTATGACGAGGCTGAGCGGCGCTTCTACGAGGGGGTGAACGGCCCCTCTCACGCGTCACAG GGTGCTGGAGGTAATTTGATCCTGCAGGACATTGCCAGAGCCCGTGAGAATATCCAGAAATCTCTAGCAGGA CTGAAGACAGCTGTGCACCCAGGCAGGAGCCCTCACCACCCCAGGGGTCGCCATGGTAGGCCT accaCAATGTATGCTGCAGGTGACCAGGATGAGCTTGTGACCCGCATGAGGGGCTTGGAGCTGGAGAACCAGAGTCTACAGAACG tggtaCAGGACCTTCGCTCGGCTCTGTTTAACCTTGAGTCCAGGGTTGCTCTGCTGGAGAGAACACCTGCAGCAGCCTCACCTTTCCAG ACCAATTCAGTCCAACAGCCAAAGGTCCGCGCCCcagtggaggaagaggaggaggaggacgatgATCTGGACCTGTTTGGCAGCgatgaagaggatgaggaggcgGAGAGAATCCGTGAGGAGCGGTTGAAAGCGTACGCTGAGAAGAAGGCCAAGAAGCCCGCCCTCATCGCCAAGTCCTCCATCCTGCTGGACGTCAAACCA tgggaCGATGAGACGGACATGGTGAAGCTGGAGGAGTGTGTGCGCTCTGTCCAGGCGGACGGCCTGCTCTGGGGCTCCTCTAAGCTGGTCCCGGTGGGCTACGGCATCAAGAAGCTGCAGATCCAGTGCGTGGTGGAGGACGACAAGGTGGGGACGGacatgctggaggaggagatcACCAAGTTCGAGGACTAC GTCCAGAGTGTGGACGTTGCTGCTTTCAACAagatctga